One genomic segment of Francisella persica ATCC VR-331 includes these proteins:
- the lspA gene encoding signal peptidase II, whose translation MNLLKPKLKYFILAILIILADLYTKYLANTHIEFAKSVKITSFLNLTLLYNHGAAFSLLSNDQTSWQMITFSIISLVAAIVLIYLIVKQPVTEKLNLFSFALILGGALGNFYDRAFQGYVIDFLDFHIGNYHWPSFNIADSAITCGVILLITASLFTKKKS comes from the coding sequence GTGAATTTGCTTAAACCAAAATTGAAATATTTTATCTTAGCAATTTTGATTATTTTAGCTGACTTATACACTAAATATTTAGCAAATACACATATAGAGTTTGCTAAATCTGTAAAAATAACTAGTTTTTTAAATCTTACGTTGTTATATAATCATGGTGCAGCATTTAGTCTTCTAAGTAATGATCAAACATCATGGCAGATGATAACGTTTTCAATAATTTCACTGGTTGCAGCAATTGTTCTTATTTACCTAATTGTCAAGCAACCAGTTACTGAGAAACTTAATCTATTTTCTTTTGCACTTATTCTAGGTGGTGCTCTAGGCAACTTTTACGATCGTGCTTTTCAAGGCTATGTAATTGATTTCTTAGATTTTCATATCGGCAACTATCACTGGCCATCTTTTAATATAGCTGACTCAGCTATTACATGTGGAGTTATACTCTTGATAACGGCATCTTTGTTTACTAAAAAGAAATCATAA
- a CDS encoding DUF3573 domain-containing protein, whose amino-acid sequence MVHKFKKACLLVSSLLACTGLASSEDFPRVVSQGGPFGATSIGDQTLGQPDPNASAVPSTARATGSNLNDRELLLKLQQQVHQLQLQLQQLKEQGNSGSGLENTSNGGSSQFTTYSSRVDGNKNPRTLGGNGESRDLSQALIGGETSSDIMENVDASNSIINLGNQALGGVFNQKGGIDVGGAPAITTQGQVTYLGSYSGNNSIPIGQISSNLFASTLLGQREKFDDYSVFFGGFIETDAQAWFGSSITRSEANSYPGNGQNIYLTNANLYFLSNLGHYVTAQFDFDTNESGQFSLGNAFVIFGNLDTSPFFVTAGRNKLSVGTYGGGGTWTSGITKFLSPGNVTNVSVDYKDQVWNANIAVFGSDDKHANFSTGLFYADSWTPNLAVGFNIGYVFNIAGADNPSIASSLKKINRSGDNVGALNVDGNLTYAIWDGFLNLGAGWASTTNKEDFNGNGGNVLAGAWYGAANYSLVLGGRNTNFNVTYGQSYNAAAIPMATANASPSFGQTAAGIKQQLIFSAQRAYFDDNVLFGPEYAYQRLYTGEHMNTITLDMSVYV is encoded by the coding sequence GTGGTGCATAAATTTAAAAAAGCCTGTTTGTTGGTTAGTAGCTTATTAGCTTGTACTGGTTTAGCTTCTTCTGAAGATTTTCCTAGAGTTGTTTCACAAGGAGGTCCTTTTGGAGCTACTAGTATTGGTGATCAAACATTAGGTCAGCCAGATCCAAATGCTAGTGCAGTACCTTCAACAGCACGAGCTACAGGATCAAATCTAAATGATAGAGAACTTTTATTAAAGTTACAGCAACAAGTACACCAACTTCAATTACAGTTGCAGCAGCTTAAAGAACAAGGCAATAGTGGTAGTGGATTAGAAAATACATCTAATGGTGGTAGTTCACAGTTTACAACTTATAGTTCAAGGGTTGATGGTAATAAAAACCCTCGTACGCTTGGCGGAAATGGTGAAAGTAGAGATTTAAGTCAGGCTTTAATTGGTGGTGAGACTTCATCAGATATTATGGAGAATGTCGATGCGAGTAACTCAATCATCAACCTAGGCAATCAGGCATTAGGAGGTGTATTTAACCAAAAAGGTGGTATTGACGTAGGTGGAGCTCCGGCAATTACAACCCAAGGTCAAGTTACTTACTTAGGTTCATACTCTGGTAACAATAGTATACCAATCGGGCAGATTTCTTCTAACCTTTTTGCTTCAACATTATTAGGTCAAAGAGAAAAATTTGATGATTATTCAGTATTCTTTGGTGGCTTTATTGAAACTGATGCACAAGCATGGTTTGGTAGTAGCATAACTAGATCTGAAGCAAATTCTTATCCTGGTAATGGTCAAAATATATATTTGACTAATGCTAACCTTTATTTCTTATCAAATTTAGGTCACTACGTAACAGCACAATTTGACTTTGATACTAACGAGTCAGGGCAGTTTAGTTTAGGTAACGCCTTTGTAATTTTTGGTAACTTAGATACTTCCCCATTCTTCGTAACTGCTGGTAGAAATAAACTTTCAGTCGGTACATATGGTGGTGGTGGTACCTGGACAAGTGGTATCACAAAATTCTTATCACCAGGTAACGTTACCAACGTATCTGTTGACTATAAAGACCAAGTTTGGAACGCCAATATTGCAGTATTTGGTTCAGATGACAAGCATGCAAACTTCTCAACCGGTTTATTCTATGCTGATAGTTGGACACCAAATTTGGCAGTTGGTTTTAACATTGGTTATGTCTTTAATATTGCAGGAGCTGATAATCCTTCGATCGCAAGTTCATTGAAAAAAATAAATCGTAGTGGTGATAATGTTGGTGCTTTAAACGTCGATGGTAACTTAACTTATGCAATTTGGGATGGGTTCTTAAACTTAGGTGCTGGTTGGGCAAGTACAACAAATAAAGAAGATTTTAATGGTAATGGAGGCAATGTATTAGCTGGTGCATGGTATGGGGCGGCCAACTATTCATTAGTGCTTGGTGGTAGAAATACTAACTTTAACGTTACGTATGGACAATCATATAATGCTGCAGCCATTCCAATGGCGACAGCAAATGCCTCGCCAAGTTTCGGTCAAACAGCAGCAGGTATTAAACAACAGCTTATTTTCTCTGCTCAGCGTGCTTACTTTGATGATAATGTTTTGTTTGGCCCTGAATATGCGTATCAAAGACTGTATACTGGTGAGCATATGAATACAATTACGCTAGATATGTCTGTATATGTATAA
- a CDS encoding ParA family protein yields MKQKNAKVVSLLQQKGGSGKTTTAINIACGLKELGYKVAIIDMDKDKPDAYMWMAKNDQLGNFVYSLDEKNVREKVIEFKQDLDFIIIDTPPNFQTAALKSALLSDLVVIPCSPSGMDLSGLIEAKDLAITAEKPYKFFANRVQIQSNMAKSLWEFFEQDGNFFDAYVSQSVKFIEAEAEGVYVGDYAKQSKVHIQVKKLAREIVEFFGEDNG; encoded by the coding sequence ATGAAGCAAAAAAATGCAAAAGTAGTTTCTTTGCTACAGCAAAAGGGTGGCTCAGGAAAAACTACAACAGCAATTAATATCGCCTGTGGTTTAAAAGAACTTGGCTATAAAGTTGCCATAATTGATATGGATAAGGATAAGCCTGATGCTTACATGTGGATGGCTAAAAATGATCAACTAGGTAATTTTGTCTATAGTCTTGATGAGAAAAATGTGCGGGAAAAAGTTATTGAGTTTAAGCAAGACTTAGATTTTATTATAATTGATACACCACCTAATTTCCAAACTGCCGCATTAAAATCAGCATTATTATCTGATCTGGTAGTTATACCATGTTCACCTAGCGGTATGGACTTATCAGGTCTTATAGAGGCAAAAGACTTGGCTATAACTGCTGAAAAACCTTATAAATTCTTTGCTAACAGAGTACAAATCCAATCAAATATGGCAAAAAGCTTATGGGAGTTTTTTGAACAAGATGGTAATTTCTTTGATGCTTATGTTTCTCAAAGTGTTAAGTTTATAGAAGCTGAAGCTGAAGGTGTTTATGTCGGTGACTATGCTAAGCAAAGCAAAGTTCATATACAGGTTAAAAAACTTGCAAGAGAAATAGTTGAGTTCTTTGGAGAGGATAATGGCTAA
- the rlmE gene encoding 23S rRNA (uridine(2552)-2'-O)-methyltransferase RlmE yields the protein MSKSSSTKRWLHEHTSDYYVIQANKLGYRSRASFKVIEIQYKYQLFKPNMFVVDLGAAPGGWSEQVIKYIGKNGKFIALDLLEMAPIAGVEFIQGDFSSYETYQKLNTLVNNQKIDCVISDMAPNLSGNKTSDQAKSIYLLELALDFANMNLNKNGCFVAKVFQGKGSDEYLKLVRESFNKVIQFKPKSSRAKSREFYIVATGFKD from the coding sequence ATGTCTAAAAGTTCTAGTACTAAAAGATGGCTACATGAGCATACTTCAGACTACTATGTCATCCAAGCAAATAAGCTTGGTTACCGTAGTAGAGCAAGTTTCAAAGTCATTGAAATACAATATAAGTATCAATTATTTAAACCAAATATGTTTGTCGTCGATCTTGGTGCAGCTCCAGGTGGCTGGTCTGAGCAAGTGATAAAATATATAGGTAAAAATGGTAAGTTTATTGCTCTAGATCTATTAGAGATGGCTCCAATAGCTGGAGTAGAATTTATTCAAGGCGACTTCTCTAGTTATGAAACTTATCAAAAACTCAATACTCTTGTTAACAATCAAAAAATTGATTGTGTTATCTCTGATATGGCACCAAATCTAAGCGGTAATAAAACTTCAGATCAAGCAAAATCAATATATCTGCTTGAGTTAGCTTTGGATTTTGCCAATATGAACCTTAATAAAAATGGTTGTTTCGTTGCGAAAGTTTTTCAAGGTAAAGGTAGTGATGAATATCTCAAGCTAGTAAGAGAGTCTTTCAATAAAGTTATTCAGTTTAAACCAAAATCTTCAAGAGCAAAATCACGAGAGTTCTATATAGTTGCAACTGGATTTAAGGATTAA
- a CDS encoding ParB/RepB/Spo0J family partition protein, translating into MAKKVSLMNRKINQKIHDTIAQEKKDILRAMQLQDLNEQASKVGQLFELPLTIVKPDVNQPRKTFKNIDSLADSIKENGVIQPIIVTDKKADGIHYIIVGERRYLATKQAGLTTIPCIVRQEESDVNIVLLQLLENDQRENVSPFEEADALRYLIENKNVKKSDIAKVLGRDNSWISMRLKIADADENIRELSNRGIIEDVRTLYELKKFAEEIPQGAQEFVKKALENKISGSYRSAITRYRDNWKRKTEILDSTQIDIITIKDITKDGNLIKIKGSRCGTKSYTYTFEITPEFKKILFDALIN; encoded by the coding sequence ATGGCTAAAAAAGTTTCTTTAATGAACCGTAAAATTAATCAAAAGATTCATGATACTATCGCTCAAGAGAAAAAAGATATCCTCAGAGCAATGCAGTTACAAGACTTAAATGAGCAGGCAAGCAAGGTTGGTCAGCTTTTTGAGTTACCTTTGACTATAGTAAAACCAGATGTTAATCAACCACGCAAAACATTCAAAAATATTGATTCTCTAGCAGATAGTATTAAAGAAAATGGTGTAATTCAGCCAATCATCGTTACAGATAAAAAAGCTGATGGGATTCATTATATAATAGTTGGTGAACGAAGATATTTGGCAACTAAGCAAGCTGGTTTGACAACGATACCATGCATAGTTAGACAAGAAGAGTCTGATGTAAATATTGTGCTATTACAGCTTTTAGAAAATGATCAAAGAGAAAATGTTTCCCCATTTGAAGAGGCTGATGCCTTAAGATATTTGATAGAGAATAAAAATGTCAAAAAATCTGATATAGCTAAGGTATTAGGTAGAGATAACAGCTGGATATCTATGCGCCTAAAGATAGCTGATGCTGATGAGAATATTCGTGAGCTATCAAATAGAGGTATTATTGAAGATGTTAGAACTTTGTATGAACTTAAGAAGTTTGCTGAAGAGATACCACAAGGGGCCCAAGAGTTTGTCAAAAAAGCTCTAGAGAATAAGATATCAGGTTCATATCGTAGTGCAATTACTCGTTATAGAGATAATTGGAAGCGCAAAACCGAAATTTTAGATAGTACACAAATCGATATTATAACTATCAAAGATATCACTAAAGATGGTAACCTCATAAAAATAAAAGGTTCACGTTGTGGAACGAAAAGTTATACATATACTTTTGAAATAACACCAGAGTTCAAAAAAATACTGTTTGATGCATTAATAAATTAA
- a CDS encoding SGNH/GDSL hydrolase family protein, with product MRQINRLVVFGDSLLDNGNIMKTLDIPGKPYHDGRFSNGLVSTEILAQMLAKDQKLSEIKHKNYAIGGALTHGTNPSSLLRYHSFAVSEQIVKFENEEGRFADDDLVVINGGANNFMFMLYNEIPYINLVPKFRVARDLNKIVRKAIKMGAKNIILWNIPDVTKAPAYKDYLSNWVGKFFKSYMQINVNLQNGLLMNRVAELQAIFPNINLKLFDFYSLLNDCVENPAKYGFENVTDACVDSYGGADSLGNIQYDIEIMGDPEKYLCWDYCHPTAKANRLVASKMFDLWKHDELKFNSSA from the coding sequence ATGCGACAAATAAATAGGCTGGTAGTTTTTGGAGATAGTCTTTTAGATAATGGTAATATCATGAAAACACTAGATATACCAGGTAAGCCATATCACGATGGCAGATTTTCAAATGGACTAGTCTCAACAGAGATTTTAGCTCAAATGCTTGCCAAAGATCAGAAGCTATCAGAGATCAAGCATAAAAATTATGCGATAGGAGGTGCTTTGACACATGGTACGAACCCATCATCATTACTAAGATATCATTCTTTTGCTGTATCTGAACAAATTGTCAAGTTTGAAAATGAAGAAGGTAGGTTTGCTGATGATGATCTTGTCGTTATAAACGGTGGGGCGAATAACTTTATGTTTATGCTTTACAATGAAATTCCATATATAAACCTAGTACCAAAATTTAGAGTAGCTCGGGATCTTAATAAGATTGTCCGAAAAGCTATAAAAATGGGAGCTAAGAATATAATATTGTGGAATATTCCAGATGTTACTAAGGCACCAGCATATAAAGACTATCTATCTAACTGGGTGGGTAAATTTTTTAAATCATATATGCAAATAAATGTTAATCTACAGAATGGTTTATTAATGAATCGTGTTGCAGAATTACAAGCAATTTTTCCAAATATAAATCTTAAGCTTTTTGATTTTTATAGCTTATTAAATGATTGTGTTGAGAACCCAGCTAAATATGGATTTGAAAATGTTACTGATGCCTGTGTCGATAGTTATGGTGGTGCGGATTCATTAGGTAATATTCAATATGATATAGAGATAATGGGTGATCCAGAGAAGTATTTATGTTGGGATTATTGCCATCCAACAGCAAAAGCTAATAGGTTGGTTGCAAGTAAAATGTTTGATTTATGGAAACATGATGAGTTAAAATTTAATAGCTCAGCTTGA
- the ileS gene encoding isoleucine--tRNA ligase, whose protein sequence is MSDYKDTLNLPKTSFSMKGNLANKEPIIFNKWEKQGIYKKIREHFAGREKFVLHDGPPYANGNIHVGHAVNKILKDIIIKSKTLSGYDAPYIPTWDCHGLPIELQVEKKHGKAGQGISEEDFRKKCRRYAKKQVEIQKKDFKRLGVLGNWEHPYLTMNFDYEANIIRTLAKIINNGHLSKGFKPVHWCTDCGSALAEAEVEYADKVSLAIDVKFKIKDKDKLAQAFGLDSLNHDAFAIIWTTTPWTLPANQAIAVNNQLNYSLIKIDDFYIILAENLVEQTLKRYTIENDQIIATTTGDKLTGIIAEHPFYSRHVPILHGDHVTDDAGTGIVHIAPTHGVEDFYLGKEHNLSMDIFVKGNGCYSENTKLFAGEFIFKANNRIIELLGEKKRLMNSNKIKHSYPHCWRHKTPLIFRATPQWFISMEKQGLRDKALQAIKETSWAPSWGQARIEGMVKDRPDWCISRQRTWGVPLPLFIHKETEELHPNTIEILHKVAEKIEKGGIEAWFNADESEFIAETDQYKPVKDTLDVWFDSGSSSMCVLDIDKRLSYPADLYLEGSDQHRGWFQTSLLVAISAKGSQPYKEVFTHGFVVDEHGRKMSKSLGNVTSPQDIYNTLGADILRLWTASTDYKSEMAISDQILKRTADTYRRLRNTARFLLSNLDGFNPATDIIEFDKLVKLDQWAIAKTKEFQDKIIYAYNKYQTHTVAQLIHHFCSIEMGSFYLDIIKDRQYTTKTNGHPRKSAQTAIYHIVHALVRWMAPILSFTADEIWEATPKTTDLPIQLCEWYTELKYFDTDSELDLEYWAKIQEIRSEVNRVLEIKRNEDAVKSSLEAEITIYADKDNYKLLEKLGNELRFLLISSKANLKVIEEKSCKSIAANIPGLSIEITKIEEPKCERCWHRSQTVGENQQYKDICSRCVENITTATGESREFA, encoded by the coding sequence ATGAGTGACTATAAAGACACCTTAAATCTCCCAAAAACATCTTTTTCTATGAAAGGTAACCTAGCTAATAAAGAACCAATCATTTTTAACAAATGGGAAAAGCAAGGTATTTATAAAAAAATTAGAGAACATTTTGCTGGGCGTGAGAAATTTGTCCTTCACGATGGTCCACCATATGCTAATGGGAATATTCATGTTGGCCATGCAGTAAATAAAATTCTTAAAGATATAATTATCAAGTCAAAGACCCTAAGTGGTTATGATGCTCCTTATATTCCTACTTGGGATTGCCATGGCTTACCAATTGAGTTACAAGTTGAGAAAAAACATGGCAAGGCTGGACAAGGTATATCTGAAGAAGATTTTAGAAAAAAATGTCGCAGATATGCTAAAAAACAAGTAGAAATCCAAAAAAAAGATTTCAAGAGACTTGGTGTTCTAGGTAACTGGGAACATCCATATCTAACTATGAATTTTGATTATGAAGCTAATATAATTAGAACATTAGCTAAGATTATTAATAATGGTCATCTAAGCAAAGGATTTAAACCTGTACATTGGTGCACTGATTGTGGTTCAGCACTTGCTGAAGCTGAGGTTGAATATGCTGATAAGGTTTCCCTTGCTATCGATGTCAAATTTAAAATCAAAGATAAAGACAAACTTGCACAAGCTTTTGGTTTAGATTCGTTAAATCATGATGCTTTTGCAATTATTTGGACAACTACTCCTTGGACACTTCCTGCTAACCAAGCAATTGCAGTAAACAACCAACTAAACTACAGCTTAATTAAAATTGATGATTTTTATATTATCTTAGCTGAAAATCTAGTTGAACAAACACTGAAAAGATATACCATAGAAAATGATCAAATAATTGCTACAACAACTGGCGATAAACTAACTGGAATTATAGCTGAGCACCCTTTCTACAGTCGTCATGTGCCAATTTTACATGGTGATCATGTCACTGATGACGCTGGTACAGGGATAGTACATATAGCTCCTACTCATGGCGTTGAGGATTTTTACCTAGGGAAAGAGCATAACTTATCTATGGACATTTTTGTCAAAGGTAATGGTTGCTATAGCGAAAATACCAAACTATTTGCTGGAGAATTTATATTTAAAGCTAATAATAGAATTATCGAACTTCTTGGTGAGAAAAAGCGCCTAATGAATTCTAATAAGATCAAGCATAGCTATCCTCACTGCTGGCGGCACAAAACTCCTCTTATATTTAGAGCAACGCCACAATGGTTCATAAGCATGGAAAAACAAGGATTGCGTGATAAAGCACTACAAGCTATCAAAGAAACTAGCTGGGCGCCTAGCTGGGGGCAAGCACGTATAGAAGGCATGGTTAAAGATAGACCTGACTGGTGTATATCACGCCAAAGAACTTGGGGAGTCCCGTTACCTTTATTTATCCATAAGGAAACTGAAGAGCTACATCCAAACACTATTGAAATACTACACAAAGTCGCTGAGAAAATTGAAAAAGGTGGTATTGAAGCATGGTTTAATGCTGATGAAAGCGAATTCATTGCAGAAACTGATCAGTATAAGCCTGTCAAAGATACCTTAGATGTTTGGTTTGATTCTGGCTCATCTAGTATGTGTGTACTAGACATAGACAAACGCCTAAGCTATCCAGCTGATTTATATTTAGAAGGATCTGACCAACATCGTGGCTGGTTTCAAACATCGCTTTTAGTAGCAATATCTGCTAAAGGTAGCCAACCGTATAAAGAAGTTTTCACTCACGGCTTTGTAGTAGATGAGCATGGCCGTAAGATGTCTAAATCTCTTGGAAACGTAACATCTCCTCAAGATATCTATAACACTCTTGGCGCTGATATCTTACGTCTCTGGACAGCTTCAACTGACTATAAGAGTGAAATGGCGATATCTGATCAAATCTTAAAAAGAACTGCGGATACTTATCGTAGATTGCGTAATACTGCTAGATTCTTACTTTCAAACTTAGATGGGTTTAACCCAGCGACTGATATTATTGAATTTGATAAATTAGTTAAGCTAGATCAATGGGCAATAGCTAAAACCAAAGAATTTCAGGATAAAATCATTTATGCTTACAATAAATATCAAACTCATACAGTCGCGCAGCTAATACATCATTTCTGCTCTATTGAAATGGGAAGTTTTTATCTAGATATCATCAAAGATAGGCAATATACTACAAAAACTAATGGACATCCACGCAAGTCTGCCCAAACAGCTATTTATCATATTGTCCATGCTCTTGTAAGATGGATGGCACCTATACTTTCATTCACTGCTGATGAAATCTGGGAAGCTACACCAAAGACTACTGACCTACCAATCCAGCTTTGTGAGTGGTATACAGAACTTAAATATTTTGACACAGATTCTGAACTAGATCTAGAATACTGGGCAAAAATCCAAGAGATACGCTCTGAAGTAAATAGAGTACTTGAGATTAAAAGAAATGAAGATGCTGTCAAATCATCTCTAGAAGCTGAAATTACAATTTATGCTGATAAGGATAATTATAAGTTACTAGAAAAACTTGGTAATGAACTTAGGTTCTTACTAATATCTTCAAAAGCAAACCTAAAAGTAATTGAAGAAAAGTCATGTAAGTCAATTGCTGCTAATATCCCTGGCTTATCTATTGAGATAACTAAAATTGAAGAACCTAAGTGTGAAAGATGCTGGCATCGCAGCCAAACAGTTGGAGAGAATCAACAGTATAAAGATATCTGTAGTCGTTGTGTCGAAAATATAACTACAGCAACTGGAGAGTCACGTGAATTTGCTTAA
- the ribF gene encoding bifunctional riboflavin kinase/FAD synthetase, producing the protein MKIITDLNKTKDPSPKAIAIGSFDGIHLGHQAIVKKLLTIAKENNLVPYILFFEPLPKEFFLKERAPLRIYDFRNKIINLHKLGVEYIICQKFNTKFANITAKEFIEEFLVNKLNTKYIIVGDDFKFGKNRGGDYELLNQYSQTHDFSVDKVSTLNLDNHRISSSDIRQAITNHDLAEANKLLGASIKINSRVIHGKKNGRKIGFNTANQKLPKNSALKGVYLTRIFIDDEVFYGVTNSGTRPTIDGKNNLIETHIFNFNRDIYSKHITTEIVGFIRTEMKFNSFEELKSQIFKDIKTAKKLITTL; encoded by the coding sequence ATGAAAATTATTACAGACTTAAATAAAACCAAAGATCCTTCACCAAAAGCAATAGCTATTGGCTCTTTCGATGGCATCCATCTAGGTCATCAAGCAATCGTAAAAAAACTCTTAACTATAGCTAAAGAGAATAACCTAGTACCCTACATTTTATTCTTTGAACCTTTACCTAAAGAGTTTTTCTTAAAAGAAAGAGCTCCGTTAAGAATATATGATTTTAGAAATAAAATAATCAACTTACATAAGCTTGGTGTAGAGTATATAATTTGTCAAAAATTTAATACAAAATTTGCAAATATTACTGCAAAAGAATTTATCGAAGAATTTCTTGTCAATAAGCTCAATACCAAATATATAATTGTTGGTGATGACTTTAAATTTGGCAAAAACCGTGGTGGTGATTATGAACTTCTAAACCAATACTCACAAACCCATGATTTTAGTGTTGATAAGGTTTCTACCTTAAATCTAGATAATCACCGTATTAGTAGCAGCGATATTCGTCAAGCTATTACAAATCATGATTTGGCAGAAGCCAACAAGCTCTTAGGTGCATCAATAAAAATTAACTCCCGTGTCATACATGGCAAAAAAAATGGTAGAAAAATTGGCTTTAATACTGCCAATCAGAAATTACCTAAAAATTCGGCTCTCAAGGGAGTTTATCTAACCAGAATTTTTATCGATGATGAGGTTTTCTATGGAGTGACTAATTCTGGTACTAGGCCAACTATCGATGGTAAGAATAATCTTATTGAGACCCATATCTTTAATTTTAATAGGGATATTTATAGTAAACATATCACCACAGAAATAGTAGGTTTTATCAGGACAGAAATGAAGTTTAATTCTTTTGAAGAATTAAAATCACAAATATTCAAAGATATTAAAACTGCAAAAAAATTAATAACTACATTATAG
- a CDS encoding NAD-dependent malic enzyme, which yields MERREKRIRKLRNKSGKVFAIETNLTGRQLLNNRVLNKDVAFSQEERIAFDLIGYLPEKVESLEEQAIRVRRQLDLKPNSLEKYVFLNRLHDLNTTLFYHFVRENLEEIMPVIYTPTVGEAVEKYSSQFRKQSGLFISISHKKHIARILERYEYNSIDLVLVTDGEAILGIGDQGIGGMNISIGKIMVYVAASGIDPARVLPIQLDMGTNNDVLLSASGYLGIRLPRVSGETYDEFIEEFVTQIKARFPNVFLHWEDLGRDNATRILEKYKDKLCTFNDDIEGTGIVAAANCIAAVKTASTIRINAGEITTEEALSGICDIKVVIFGAGSAGCGIARQLADVIADRAGVSIEKARSSIYLVDRYGLVCNRLRAKRITPEQKPFVKTSEEIDKWEVEDFNYITLEETVKNTKCAILIGTSGQPGSFTKEIIKTMAKNNNYPIIMPLSNPTSLCEALPEDIIKWTNGNALIAAGSPFPDVTYNGREYRISQGNNAFIFPGLGLGSVAVHARVLTKGMIRAACYKLSDLSPMVIHEDITQPLLARITDLVDVTKEITKAVAKQAILEGVHGVDIDLEDLTETELDEEIERLINLSSWTPTYAPYMPI from the coding sequence ATGGAAAGACGTGAAAAAAGAATAAGAAAGTTAAGAAATAAAAGCGGTAAAGTTTTTGCAATAGAAACTAATCTTACAGGTAGACAGCTTTTAAATAATAGGGTTTTAAATAAGGATGTTGCTTTTAGTCAAGAAGAAAGAATTGCTTTTGATCTTATAGGCTACCTACCAGAAAAAGTCGAAAGTCTCGAAGAGCAGGCTATTAGAGTAAGAAGACAGCTTGACTTGAAACCTAACTCTCTTGAAAAATATGTATTCTTAAATAGGCTTCATGACTTAAACACCACACTATTTTACCACTTTGTGCGTGAGAATTTAGAAGAAATAATGCCGGTTATATATACACCAACAGTAGGTGAGGCAGTTGAAAAGTATAGTAGTCAATTTAGAAAACAAAGCGGTTTATTTATCTCTATAAGTCATAAAAAACATATTGCTAGAATACTAGAGCGATATGAGTACAATAGTATTGATCTAGTACTTGTTACAGATGGTGAGGCAATTCTTGGGATTGGCGATCAAGGCATCGGTGGTATGAATATTAGTATTGGTAAGATTATGGTCTACGTAGCTGCAAGTGGTATAGATCCAGCAAGAGTTTTACCCATACAGCTTGATATGGGTACAAATAACGATGTTTTATTAAGTGCTTCAGGTTACTTGGGTATACGTTTACCAAGAGTCTCTGGTGAAACTTATGATGAGTTTATTGAAGAGTTTGTTACTCAAATTAAAGCTAGATTTCCAAATGTGTTTTTACACTGGGAAGATTTAGGTCGCGATAATGCTACGCGTATTCTAGAAAAATATAAAGATAAGCTATGTACATTTAATGATGATATTGAAGGTACAGGTATTGTTGCTGCAGCTAACTGTATAGCTGCTGTCAAAACGGCAAGCACCATAAGAATAAATGCAGGTGAAATAACCACTGAAGAAGCATTAAGTGGTATATGTGATATTAAAGTAGTTATTTTTGGTGCTGGTAGTGCTGGTTGTGGGATAGCTAGGCAGCTTGCTGATGTAATCGCTGACAGAGCTGGAGTCTCTATTGAGAAAGCTAGAAGCAGTATTTATCTAGTAGATAGATATGGTCTAGTTTGTAATAGACTAAGAGCAAAGAGAATTACACCAGAGCAGAAGCCTTTTGTTAAAACTAGCGAAGAAATTGATAAGTGGGAAGTTGAAGACTTTAATTATATTACACTTGAAGAAACAGTTAAAAATACAAAATGTGCTATTTTAATTGGAACTTCTGGTCAGCCTGGGTCATTTACTAAAGAAATTATTAAAACTATGGCAAAAAATAATAATTACCCTATTATTATGCCTTTATCTAACCCTACATCTCTTTGTGAAGCATTACCTGAAGATATTATTAAATGGACAAATGGTAATGCATTAATTGCAGCGGGTAGCCCATTCCCTGATGTGACATATAATGGTCGTGAATATCGTATTTCTCAAGGAAATAATGCCTTTATATTCCCAGGTTTAGGCTTAGGTTCTGTGGCTGTACATGCCCGAGTTCTTACAAAAGGTATGATTAGAGCAGCTTGCTACAAATTAAGTGATTTATCACCAATGGTAATCCATGAGGATATTACTCAACCATTACTAGCTAGGATAACAGATTTAGTTGATGTTACTAAAGAGATTACAAAAGCAGTAGCTAAGCAGGCAATTTTAGAGGGTGTGCATGGCGTTGATATAGATCTAGAAGATCTAACCGAGACCGAGCTTGATGAAGAGATTGAGAGATTAATTAATTTATCATCATGGACACCAACATATGCACCATATATGCCAATCTAA